In one Candidatus Margulisiibacteriota bacterium genomic region, the following are encoded:
- the ispF gene encoding 2-C-methyl-D-erythritol 2,4-cyclodiphosphate synthase: MRIGIGYDVHQLTAGRKLIIGGVDIPYARGLDGHSDADVLLHAVMDALLGAAALGSIGEHFPDSDPAYQGINSLELLENVNALLISHGYKLVNLDSVIICQEPKLAPYLQDMQTNIAVVFGLSADRIGVKATTTERLGFAGRGEGIAAEAVVLIEKI; encoded by the coding sequence ATGAGAATTGGTATCGGTTACGATGTGCATCAACTGACCGCTGGCCGCAAATTGATCATCGGCGGTGTGGATATTCCTTACGCCAGAGGTTTGGACGGACATTCGGACGCGGATGTGCTGCTACACGCGGTGATGGACGCGCTGCTGGGCGCGGCGGCGTTGGGCTCGATCGGCGAGCATTTTCCCGACAGCGACCCGGCTTATCAGGGCATCAATAGTCTGGAGCTGCTGGAAAACGTCAACGCGCTGCTCATCAGCCACGGTTACAAACTAGTCAATCTCGACAGCGTTATTATCTGTCAGGAGCCGAAACTCGCGCCGTATCTTCAGGACATGCAGACCAATATCGCCGTGGTTTTCGGTCTGTCAGCCGACCGCATCGGCGTCAAGGCCACCACCACCGAGCGGCTGGGCTTTGCGGGACGGGGCGAGGGCATTGCCGCGGAAGCGGTAGTCCTCATCGAGAAAATATAA
- a CDS encoding penicillin-binding protein 2, giving the protein MVKFERLRGVSLFLALLFLLVVGRLFYLQVWKHQDYQAMSQEQLRQEDKQPAKRGSITDRNGILLAATVAAKTANLDSTQIPDPQATAAQIAAALDLKPDAVYEKIKKQRHFPLKRWISAAEENKLKALNIRGVHFTDDQRRVYLRGNLAAHVLGFVNFDDQGAAGLEYSLDRYLQGIPGKLLFEKDVRGQELYLSNRIVVEPRDGDNIQLTIDEFLQYISRKYLAAALQETRADSGSALIMDTRSGQILALVSLPDYDPNQYFKYSADNLRNNAAGFNYEPGSVFKIITVAAALELGLATPNTTFINGNVFEHASRQIRESHPLKDPDRPRYLKDILIESLNITSAKLALAIGKNKMHEIMHRFRLDQRTGILPGEEAGLLAPLDKVDAHSAAVYGFGQAFSVTPLQMLAAVNVIANDGVYVKPSLVQKIYDNNGDVLKDFTLRPEKQRVISPQTARAIRLMLQEAVQKGTGTLAGIPGYSIGGKTGTSQKARPHGGGYYANDYISSFCGLVPGLKPQLTILVVIDNPRNRQHQGGYVAAPVFREIAREAARYLAIPEDL; this is encoded by the coding sequence ATGGTCAAATTTGAGCGTTTGCGCGGCGTTAGTTTATTTTTAGCTTTGCTTTTTTTGCTGGTAGTCGGCCGGCTTTTTTATCTGCAGGTCTGGAAACATCAAGACTATCAGGCCATGTCGCAGGAGCAACTCCGGCAAGAGGACAAACAGCCGGCCAAACGCGGCAGCATCACCGACCGCAACGGCATTTTGCTGGCCGCCACAGTCGCCGCTAAAACCGCCAATCTTGACAGCACGCAAATTCCAGACCCGCAGGCCACCGCCGCGCAAATAGCGGCCGCGCTGGATCTAAAACCCGACGCCGTTTACGAAAAAATCAAAAAGCAGCGTCATTTTCCGCTCAAACGCTGGATCAGCGCGGCGGAAGAAAATAAATTAAAAGCGCTGAACATCCGTGGTGTGCATTTTACCGACGATCAGCGGCGCGTTTACCTGCGCGGCAATCTGGCCGCCCATGTTTTAGGTTTCGTCAATTTTGACGACCAAGGCGCGGCCGGTCTGGAATATTCGCTGGACAGATACCTGCAGGGCATACCGGGCAAACTGCTTTTTGAAAAAGATGTGCGCGGCCAGGAACTGTACCTCAGCAACCGCATTGTGGTCGAGCCGCGCGACGGCGATAATATCCAGCTGACCATTGACGAGTTTTTGCAGTACATTTCGCGCAAATATCTAGCCGCCGCGCTGCAGGAAACCCGCGCGGACAGTGGCAGCGCGCTTATCATGGACACGCGCAGCGGCCAGATCCTGGCTCTGGTCTCGCTGCCGGATTATGACCCCAATCAATATTTTAAATATTCGGCTGACAATCTGCGCAACAACGCCGCAGGCTTCAACTACGAACCCGGCTCGGTTTTCAAAATAATCACCGTCGCCGCCGCGCTGGAGCTGGGGCTGGCCACGCCGAACACCACTTTTATTAACGGCAATGTTTTCGAGCACGCCAGCCGCCAGATCCGCGAATCGCATCCGCTCAAAGACCCCGACCGGCCGCGCTACCTCAAGGACATCCTGATCGAATCGCTCAATATTACTTCGGCTAAACTGGCTCTGGCCATCGGCAAAAATAAAATGCACGAAATCATGCACCGCTTCCGGCTCGATCAGCGCACCGGAATTTTGCCCGGCGAGGAAGCCGGTCTGCTAGCGCCGCTGGACAAAGTCGACGCGCACAGCGCGGCAGTCTACGGCTTTGGCCAGGCTTTTTCAGTAACCCCGCTGCAAATGCTTGCCGCGGTCAATGTTATTGCCAACGACGGCGTGTACGTCAAGCCGAGCCTTGTGCAAAAAATCTACGACAACAATGGCGATGTGCTCAAGGATTTTACACTGCGTCCTGAAAAACAAAGGGTCATCTCGCCGCAGACCGCGCGCGCGATCCGTCTGATGCTGCAGGAAGCCGTGCAAAAAGGCACGGGCACGCTGGCCGGGATCCCCGGCTACTCGATCGGCGGCAAGACCGGCACTTCGCAAAAGGCGCGGCCGCACGGCGGCGGTTATTACGCCAACGACTACATCAGCTCTTTTTGCGGATTGGTGCCGGGCTTAAAACCCCAGCTGACGATACTGGTGGTCATTGATAATCCGCGCAACCGCCAGCATCAAGGCGGCTACGTCGCCGCACCGGTTTTCCGCGAGATCGCGCGGGAAGCGGCGCGTTATCTGGCTATACCGGAAGACCTGTAA
- a CDS encoding septum formation initiator family protein, whose translation MNEQNLNRLLVLLAAVFVCLSAALLHKQIPLLKLQQQVTALENQVQLLQYENERLQIELARHTGLEYLDAQAARLGLSRPRQIRFIQKTSLQTAE comes from the coding sequence ATGAACGAGCAAAATCTAAACCGCCTGCTGGTTTTGCTGGCCGCGGTTTTCGTTTGTTTATCGGCGGCACTGCTGCACAAACAAATACCGCTGCTCAAACTGCAGCAGCAGGTGACCGCGCTGGAAAATCAAGTCCAGCTGCTGCAATACGAAAACGAGCGGCTGCAAATCGAGCTGGCGCGACACACCGGACTGGAATATCTCGACGCGCAGGCCGCGCGGCTGGGCTTGAGCCGTCCGCGGCAGATCCGTTTTATCCAAAAGACAAGTCTTCAAACGGCGGAGTAA
- the rsmH gene encoding 16S rRNA (cytosine(1402)-N(4))-methyltransferase RsmH, protein MSHTPVLLQEILTGLNLQAGQTIVDCTFGGGGHAAAIARQVRQVLAFDQDPNVPNYAADILAANPNIKLISGNFSRLATDLTTPVDGCVFDLGVSSFQLDRPERGFSWRQDCALDMRMDTRQALTAEEIVNHYPEKELADLIYNYGEEKHSRRIAKNILAARQKKRITTSAQLKALILRGVFGSYTAKNAALARVFQALRIAVNGELDILAGALTSAADLLKTGGRLAVISFHSLEDRIVKTVFKDLQKKNTFTILTKKPLRPGAAERQDNPRARSAKLRLGEKK, encoded by the coding sequence ATGAGCCATACGCCAGTTTTGCTTCAGGAAATCCTGACGGGTTTAAATTTACAGGCCGGACAGACTATCGTGGACTGCACTTTCGGCGGCGGCGGACACGCGGCGGCCATCGCCCGGCAAGTCCGGCAAGTGCTCGCTTTTGACCAGGATCCCAACGTGCCAAATTACGCCGCGGATATTCTGGCGGCCAATCCCAATATTAAACTGATCTCCGGCAATTTTTCCCGTCTGGCCACGGATCTCACCACGCCGGTCGATGGTTGCGTTTTTGATCTGGGTGTTTCGTCTTTTCAGCTAGACCGGCCGGAGCGCGGTTTCAGCTGGCGGCAGGACTGCGCGCTGGATATGCGCATGGATACGCGGCAGGCTCTGACCGCGGAAGAGATCGTCAATCATTATCCGGAAAAAGAGCTGGCAGACCTCATTTACAATTACGGCGAGGAAAAACATTCCCGGCGCATTGCCAAAAATATTCTGGCCGCGCGGCAAAAAAAACGGATCACGACCAGCGCGCAGTTAAAAGCCCTGATCCTGCGCGGCGTTTTCGGCAGCTACACCGCCAAAAACGCCGCGCTGGCGCGCGTTTTTCAAGCCCTGCGCATAGCGGTCAACGGCGAGCTGGATATTCTAGCCGGCGCCCTGACCAGCGCGGCGGATTTATTGAAAACGGGCGGACGCCTGGCGGTCATTTCTTTTCATTCACTGGAAGACCGCATCGTCAAAACTGTTTTCAAAGACTTGCAGAAAAAAAATACTTTCACTATCTTGACGAAAAAACCGTTGCGGCCGGGCGCGGCCGAGCGGCAAGACAATCCGCGCGCCCGCTCCGCCAAGCTGCGTCTCGGAGAAAAAAAATGA
- a CDS encoding FAD:protein FMN transferase, producing MNKKQRGLLILAALGLGWWLLDSFVFWQELSEQRYALHTWTEIKVICRSRAQGRRAIDAAFARMHELEKKFDYFDPDSELTQVNQKAFRQEMPLSADLHALLALALSGSEISGGAFDITVTPLSRLYGFGTDKKQAPDQRQIQDQLPGVGWQNARLDSQKQTVRLLHNRTQLDLGGIAKGYAVDEAVKVLRQSGIRSALVNAGGNIYALGQNRGQPWRIAVRNPRAVTENLQIFELRDEACATSGDYEQYFTVHGQRYSHIFNPQTGRPANLENNLASVTVIADSAARADLLSTACFVLGEEKSAIFPERKFFYYSTEITR from the coding sequence ATGAACAAAAAACAGCGCGGCCTGCTTATTTTAGCGGCTCTTGGTTTGGGCTGGTGGCTACTGGACAGTTTTGTTTTTTGGCAAGAGCTCAGCGAACAGCGTTACGCGCTGCACACCTGGACGGAAATAAAAGTTATCTGCCGCAGCCGCGCTCAAGGCCGCCGCGCTATTGACGCGGCTTTTGCCAGAATGCACGAGCTGGAAAAAAAATTTGACTATTTCGACCCCGACAGTGAATTAACCCAGGTCAATCAAAAAGCTTTTCGGCAGGAAATGCCGCTCAGCGCGGATCTGCACGCGCTCCTGGCTCTGGCTTTATCCGGCAGCGAAATTTCCGGCGGCGCGTTTGACATCACGGTCACGCCGCTCTCGCGCCTGTATGGCTTTGGCACGGACAAAAAACAAGCGCCGGATCAGCGGCAAATTCAAGACCAGCTGCCAGGCGTCGGCTGGCAAAACGCGCGTCTCGACAGCCAAAAACAGACCGTGCGTCTGCTCCATAACCGCACGCAGCTCGATCTGGGCGGCATCGCCAAAGGCTACGCGGTAGACGAAGCTGTCAAAGTCCTGCGGCAGAGCGGCATCCGCAGCGCGCTGGTCAACGCCGGCGGCAATATTTACGCGCTGGGACAAAACCGTGGTCAGCCCTGGCGCATCGCGGTGCGCAATCCGCGCGCGGTTACGGAAAATCTGCAGATTTTTGAACTGCGCGACGAAGCCTGCGCGACCTCCGGCGATTATGAACAGTATTTTACGGTGCACGGGCAAAGATATTCGCATATTTTTAATCCGCAGACCGGACGTCCGGCCAATCTCGAAAATAATCTGGCCAGCGTCACGGTAATTGCGGACAGCGCAGCCCGGGCCGATCTGCTCTCCACCGCCTGCTTTGTGCTGGGCGAGGAAAAGTCCGCCATTTTTCCCGAACGGAAATTTTTTTATTATTCAACCGAGATCACGCGGTAG
- a CDS encoding RNA methyltransferase, with product MLLTSPENPEIKNLRKLLNDAVYRREQKALVCEGFKILQFAKNVRTLYAREDIVLPENLQKLRHRYIAKNIFNALSETENPQGLLAVCARPAPAKYSEKKRYIFLDRLQDPGNLGTIIRTAAAFGLDGLIYNKGCVDVFAPKVVRASMGAVFTLDLLAAEITELTGNIIAADLDGAAPESLTIGGGFVLAIGSEGQGLAAEILRRASQKVSLPICKNKAESLNAAVAAGILLYLLRKINR from the coding sequence GTGCTGCTGACTTCGCCGGAAAATCCCGAGATCAAAAATCTGCGTAAACTGCTGAACGACGCGGTTTACCGCCGCGAACAAAAAGCGCTGGTCTGCGAGGGTTTCAAGATTTTGCAGTTCGCCAAAAATGTGCGGACGCTTTACGCGCGCGAGGATATTGTCCTGCCGGAAAATCTGCAAAAACTCCGCCACCGCTACATCGCTAAAAATATTTTTAATGCTCTGTCCGAGACAGAAAATCCGCAGGGCTTGCTGGCTGTCTGCGCCAGACCCGCGCCGGCCAAATACAGCGAAAAAAAAAGATATATTTTTCTTGATCGGCTGCAGGATCCGGGCAATCTGGGCACGATCATCCGCACAGCCGCGGCTTTTGGTCTGGACGGCCTGATCTACAACAAAGGCTGCGTCGATGTTTTTGCGCCCAAAGTAGTGCGCGCTTCAATGGGCGCGGTTTTTACGCTAGATCTGCTGGCGGCGGAGATCACGGAATTAACAGGCAATATTATCGCGGCAGACCTGGACGGCGCGGCGCCGGAGAGCCTGACCATCGGCGGCGGTTTTGTTCTGGCGATCGGCAGCGAAGGGCAGGGTTTAGCCGCGGAGATTTTGCGCCGCGCCTCGCAAAAAGTTTCTCTGCCGATCTGTAAAAATAAAGCTGAGTCGCTCAACGCGGCCGTGGCGGCGGGAATACTGCTCTACTTGCTGCGCAAAATTAACCGCTAA
- a CDS encoding patatin-like phospholipase family protein: protein MNFAPLSFWHFRPKIGLALGGGSMRGLANVGILKGLEKHGIPIHCISGTSAGAIAAALYAAGKTAVEIEEIVLELDWFKIASVSLTGQGMLNPAKLQKYLAAVLPVKTFGETRIPLHISASDLLTAREYVFEQPDEEIAFATAASCSIPGVFSPSEYRGRYLVDGCLVNNLPLSTLAAHRPTACLGVNVIPRGAMPEKPRNVFQIFSRSYDIYELSNFARYQKYKPLLLEPLPEYIKPELKTGKDFYRKLIQAGEQEIEKQLPRLKKLAHLK from the coding sequence ATGAATTTTGCTCCTTTAAGTTTCTGGCATTTCCGGCCGAAAATCGGCCTCGCGTTGGGCGGCGGCAGTATGCGCGGTCTGGCCAATGTCGGCATTTTAAAAGGGCTGGAAAAACACGGTATTCCGATCCACTGTATCTCCGGCACCAGCGCCGGCGCGATAGCCGCCGCCCTCTATGCCGCCGGCAAGACCGCGGTGGAAATAGAGGAAATCGTTCTGGAACTCGATTGGTTTAAGATCGCCAGCGTGAGCCTGACCGGTCAGGGCATGCTCAATCCCGCCAAACTGCAAAAATATTTAGCCGCTGTTCTGCCGGTCAAAACTTTCGGCGAAACCAGGATCCCGCTGCACATCTCGGCCAGCGATCTGCTGACCGCGCGGGAGTATGTGTTTGAGCAGCCTGACGAGGAAATTGCTTTTGCCACAGCGGCCAGCTGCTCGATACCCGGAGTTTTTTCGCCGAGCGAATACCGCGGCCGTTATCTGGTCGACGGCTGTCTGGTCAATAATCTTCCGCTGAGCACGCTGGCCGCGCACCGCCCGACCGCCTGCCTCGGCGTAAATGTCATACCGCGCGGCGCCATGCCGGAAAAACCGCGCAATGTTTTTCAGATCTTCTCGCGCAGCTACGATATTTACGAATTGAGCAATTTCGCGCGTTACCAAAAATACAAACCGCTACTGCTGGAGCCGCTGCCAGAATACATCAAGCCCGAACTCAAGACCGGCAAAGATTTTTACCGCAAACTGATCCAGGCCGGCGAACAAGAAATAGAAAAACAACTGCCGCGGCTGAAAAAACTCGCCCACCTAAAATGA